TTATTGATTAATTCCTGAATTAGTACTGTTTTACCAACACCAGCCCCTCCAAACAAACCAACTTTTCCACCACGGGCATATGGTGCTAATAAATCAATAACTTTTATACCTGTTTCAAAAATTTCAGTTGTTGTCTGCAATTCTTCATATTCAGGAGCTTGACGATGTATTGGTAAACGTTTTTCCCCTTTTACATCTCCACCTTGATCTATAGGATCTCCAACTACATTAAATATCCTACCTAGTACTTCCTCGCCAACTGGTACAGCTATAGGCTCTCCAGTGTCTACGGCTTCCATCCCTCTAACTAAACCATCTGTTGAAGACATAGAAACACAACGAACTCTATTATCACCTAATTGATGCATTGTTTCAACAATAAGCTTAATATCTTTTTCTTTATCTTCAATCGTAACAGCATTATATATTTCTGGTAATTTACCTGACGGAAATTCAATATCAAGTACAGGACCAATTATCTGTACGACTCTTCCTTTATTTTCTTCTCGACTCACTTCACATACCTCCTTTTTTAACAATAAGAACAAATTGCTTTCTTTATCTCTTCGCCATCTTTAATTCCTTATATTAATCTATTTCAGAGCTTCGGCTCCACCTACTATCTCTGTAATTTCCTTAGTAATAGCTGCCTGTCTGACTCTATTATAAGTTAGTGTCAATTTATCTATTAACTCCCCTGCATTATCTGTGGCTGCATCCATAGCTGTCATCCTTGCCCCAAACTCACTAGCTTTTGATTCTAAGAGGGCAGAGTACAAAATGTTGTTTACATATTTAGGAAGCAAAATATCAAATACTTCTTCAGCTGATGGTTCATACAGATAATCAACCTGTTCTTTGTGATTTTCCTTTTCTTCTGGAGGAGTTAACGGTAGTAAGTTAACTACTTCTGCTACTTGGCTTATTGCTGAATTAAAATGCGTGTAGACCATGGAAACCTTATCTATTATACCTTCAGTAAACAAAGATATAACTTCTTCAGCAATTCGATGCGAAAACCAATAATCAGGATAATCTTCGATATTAACGTACTCTGAGATAATATTATATCCACGTCTTTTAAAGTAATCTCGAGCATTTCTTCCGATTGTTAATAGAGAAATTTCTTCATCTTGACGGAAGGATTTTTTAGCTTTGTCAATTACTTTAGCATTATATGAGCCACAAAGACCTCTATCGGCATTTATAATAATATAAAGGTGTTTGTTACCTTCTCTATCTAATAAGAGAGGATGTTCTACTGGTTCATTTGTATATTTACCTACACCTTCTAATATTTCCCGGGTTTTTGCAAAAAAAGGTCTGGCAGCTTCTGCTTTTTCTTGTGACCTTCTCAACTTAGCTGCTGCAACCATTTTCATTGCTTTAGTGATTTTTTGGGTATTTTTTATACTATTGATCCGACGCTTAATATCACGCATCGTTTCCATATCTATTCACCCTCTTTATTTGCTCTACTGTCATCATTCTGAGCATTGGCCTCTGCATCATCATTAAGTTCCTGGTCAGGATTTTCTTCTTGTACATCCTTTATCAGGCTTTCTTTCTTTATATTAAATCCATTTTTAAATTCCTTAATTGCTGCTTCTAATTTTTCTGCAATCTCGTCACTTAATTTTCCTTTTTCTTTGATTGTCTCAGCTATCTCTCCGTATGTTCCATGCATAAATCGTAAGAATTCTTCTTCAAAACGCTTAATATTATCAACAGGTATTTCATCTAAGTAACCATTGATAGCTGTATAAATAATCATTACTTGATCTTCCATTTCCATTGGTGAATATTGATCCTGTTTTAATACCTCAACAACTCTTTCACCACGATTCAGACGTCTTTGTGTCGCCTGATCTAAATCTGAGCCAAATTGAGCAAATGCTTCAAGCTCACGATATTGAGATAAGTCTAAACGCAGGGTTCCAGCTACACTTTTCATAGCCTTAGTCTGTGCTGCCCCACCAACCCTCGATACTGAGATACCAACATTAATAGCAGGTCTAACACCAGCAAAAAACAATTCGCTTTCTAGATAAATCTGTCCATCTGTTATTGAAATAACATTTGTTGGAATATATG
The Halanaerobiaceae bacterium ANBcell28 genome window above contains:
- the atpG gene encoding ATP synthase F1 subunit gamma; translation: METMRDIKRRINSIKNTQKITKAMKMVAAAKLRRSQEKAEAARPFFAKTREILEGVGKYTNEPVEHPLLLDREGNKHLYIIINADRGLCGSYNAKVIDKAKKSFRQDEEISLLTIGRNARDYFKRRGYNIISEYVNIEDYPDYWFSHRIAEEVISLFTEGIIDKVSMVYTHFNSAISQVAEVVNLLPLTPPEEKENHKEQVDYLYEPSAEEVFDILLPKYVNNILYSALLESKASEFGARMTAMDAATDNAGELIDKLTLTYNRVRQAAITKEITEIVGGAEALK